In Cyclopterus lumpus isolate fCycLum1 chromosome 17, fCycLum1.pri, whole genome shotgun sequence, a genomic segment contains:
- the acot11a gene encoding acyl-coenzyme A thioesterase 11 isoform X6 — protein MSSRVSVDLEKAEEEEVEEEDEESVNPTEVKMSQIVMPCHSNHRQELSVGQLLKWIDSSACLSAERHAGCPCVTASMDDIHFEHTISVGQVVNIKAKVNRAFNTSMEVGVQVSCEDLFLDRHWRVCHAYATFVTQRTNTGKKVILKPILPHTEKEQVEYSVAAERRRVRMLHDDIIKDLRSHGSVLQADNSAVGNAVAAEKTKVESVELVLPPHANHQVNTFGGQIMAWMVNVATIAASRLSRAHPTLRTIDMFTFRGPSQVGDRLLLRAIVNNAFKNSMEVGVRAEAYHEEGPNRHINSAFMIFEVLDDHRKLCTLPRIRPEPLEGGRRFQEAIARKKIRLDRKYIISCKQGEVPLSVPWDPRNQVYLSYNNVSALKMLAARNNWRLSSEKDKVRLYTMEQKSTLSFRVESEVDVPAHRAFDLLAELSNRPGWDTHYQKCELIHRVDDDDFLYRVVTPSVSDGAVGSRASAHQGEGHLQDFILLASKRKPCGSGDPYVIALRSVSLPTHPPTEEYNRGEVLCAGFTILKTKNNMSLISYYNQASPEVVPYISTDIAGLSSSFYHNFCSCRQYLTRNRLEATSSPEDQAGQNQASDTDSPTCDVRADNTQL, from the exons ATGAGTTCCAGAGTGTCAGTTGATCTGGAGAAagcggaggaggaagaagtggaggaggaagacgaagagagCGTCAACCCGACAGAGGTGAAAATGAGTCAGATAGTGATGCCCTGTCACAGCAACCATCGACAGGAGCTGAGCGTGGGTCAGCTGCTCAAATGGATAGACTCCTCTGCCTGCCTCTCCG CTGAGCGGCATGCTGGGTGTCCCTGTGTCACCGCCTCCATGGATGACATCCACTTTGAACATACCATCAG CGTGGGCCAGGTGGTGAACATCAAGGCGAAGGTCAACAGAGCCTTTAACACCAGCATGGAG GTGGGTGTACAGGTGAGCTGTGAGGACCTGTTCTTGGATCGGCACTGGAGGGTTTGTCACGCCTATGCCACCTTTGTTACCCAGCGCACAAACACAGGGAAAAAG GTGATCTTGAAGCCCATCTTACCTCACACTGAGAAGGAGCAGGTAGAATACAGCGTGGCAGCTGAGAGACGGCGGGTCAGGATGCTacacgatgacatcatcaaggaTCTGCGCTCCCATGGGTCTGTCCTGCAGG ctgaCAACTCTGCAGTAGGCAATGCGGTGGCAGCAGAGAAGACCAAGGTGGAGAGTGTCGAACTGGTTCTACCCCCACATGCTAACCACCAG GTGAATACATTTGGAGGACAGATCATGGCCTGGATGGTGAATGTAGCTACAATTGCTGCCAG TCGTCTCTCTCGGGCTCACCCGACTCTGCGGACCATCGACATGTTCACCTTCAGAGGACCTTCTCAGGTGGGAGACAGACTGCTGCTGAGGGCCATAGTCAACAACGCCTTCAAAAACAG CATGGAGGTGGGGGTGCGAGCAGAAGCCTACCATGAGGAAGGGCCTAACCGACACATAAACTCCGCCTTCATGATCTTCGAGGTGCTCGACGACCACAGGAAGCTGTGCACGTTGCCACGGATACGACCCGAACCCTTG gaaggggggaggaggttTCAAGAGGCCATAGCCAGGAAGAAGATCAGACTGGACAG AAAGTACATCATTTCCTGCAAGCAGGGCGAAGTCCCTCTGTCTGTGCCCTGGGACCCCAGAAACCAG GTATATCTGAGCTATAACAATGTTTCTGCTCTCAAGATGTTGGCTGCTAGAAACAACTGGCGACTCAGCTCTGAGAAAGACAAG GTCCGTCTTTACACCATGGAGCAGAAGTCCACGTTGAGTTTCAGGGTGGAGTCAGAGGTGGATGTTCCTGCTCACAGAGCTTTTGATCTGCTGGCTGAGCTGAGCAACAGGCCAGGCTGGGACACACATTATCA gaAATGTGAGCTGATTCACCGGGTGGacgatgatgacttcctgtatcGAGTGGTGACCCCATCAGTGAGTGACGGTGCTGTAGGTTCCCGGGCTTCAGCCCATCAGGGAGAAGGACATCTCCAGGACTTCATCTTGTTGGCTTCCAAGAGGAAGCCGTGTGGCAGTGG AGATCCATACGTCATCGCACTGCGCTCGGTGTCCCTGCCCACTCACCCTCCCACTGAAGAGTACAACAGAGGCGAGGTTCTGTGTGCTGGGTTTACCATTCTGAAGACCAAGAACAACATGTCACTG ATCAGTTACTATAACCAGGCGTCTCCAGAGGTGGTTCCATACATCTCCACAGATATCGccggcctctcctcctctttctacCACAACTTCTGCTCCTGCCGCCAGTACCTGACCAGGAACAGGCTGGAGGCCACCTCCAGTCCGGAGGATCAGGCGGGCCAGAACCAGGCCTCGGATACAGACAGTCCCACCTGTGATGTTAGAGCGGACAACACCCAGCTGTAA
- the acot11a gene encoding acyl-coenzyme A thioesterase 11 isoform X7, with product MDDIHFEHTISVGQVVNIKAKVNRAFNTSMEVGVQVSCEDLFLDRHWRVCHAYATFVTQRTNTGKKVILKPILPHTEKEQVEYSVAAERRRVRMLHDDIIKDLRSHGSVLQADNSAVGNAVAAEKTKVESVELVLPPHANHQVNTFGGQIMAWMVNVATIAASRLSRAHPTLRTIDMFTFRGPSQVGDRLLLRAIVNNAFKNSMEVGVRAEAYHEEGPNRHINSAFMIFEVLDDHRKLCTLPRIRPEPLEGGRRFQEAIARKKIRLDRKYIISCKQGEVPLSVPWDPRNQKNINIDFWFHTRNMFSWLMDPSFSPPSCLVYLSYNNVSALKMLAARNNWRLSSEKDKVRLYTMEQKSTLSFRVESEVDVPAHRAFDLLAELSNRPGWDTHYQKCELIHRVDDDDFLYRVVTPSVSDGAVGSRASAHQGEGHLQDFILLASKRKPCGSGDPYVIALRSVSLPTHPPTEEYNRGEVLCAGFTILKTKNNMSLISYYNQASPEVVPYISTDIAGLSSSFYHNFCSCRQYLTRNRLEATSSPEDQAGQNQASDTDSPTCDVRADNTQL from the exons ATGGATGACATCCACTTTGAACATACCATCAG CGTGGGCCAGGTGGTGAACATCAAGGCGAAGGTCAACAGAGCCTTTAACACCAGCATGGAG GTGGGTGTACAGGTGAGCTGTGAGGACCTGTTCTTGGATCGGCACTGGAGGGTTTGTCACGCCTATGCCACCTTTGTTACCCAGCGCACAAACACAGGGAAAAAG GTGATCTTGAAGCCCATCTTACCTCACACTGAGAAGGAGCAGGTAGAATACAGCGTGGCAGCTGAGAGACGGCGGGTCAGGATGCTacacgatgacatcatcaaggaTCTGCGCTCCCATGGGTCTGTCCTGCAGG ctgaCAACTCTGCAGTAGGCAATGCGGTGGCAGCAGAGAAGACCAAGGTGGAGAGTGTCGAACTGGTTCTACCCCCACATGCTAACCACCAG GTGAATACATTTGGAGGACAGATCATGGCCTGGATGGTGAATGTAGCTACAATTGCTGCCAG TCGTCTCTCTCGGGCTCACCCGACTCTGCGGACCATCGACATGTTCACCTTCAGAGGACCTTCTCAGGTGGGAGACAGACTGCTGCTGAGGGCCATAGTCAACAACGCCTTCAAAAACAG CATGGAGGTGGGGGTGCGAGCAGAAGCCTACCATGAGGAAGGGCCTAACCGACACATAAACTCCGCCTTCATGATCTTCGAGGTGCTCGACGACCACAGGAAGCTGTGCACGTTGCCACGGATACGACCCGAACCCTTG gaaggggggaggaggttTCAAGAGGCCATAGCCAGGAAGAAGATCAGACTGGACAG AAAGTACATCATTTCCTGCAAGCAGGGCGAAGTCCCTCTGTCTGTGCCCTGGGACCCCAGAAACCAG AAGAACATCAACATTGACTTCTGGTTTCACACGAGGAACATGTTCTCCTGGCTGATGGacccatccttctctcctccctcctgcctg GTATATCTGAGCTATAACAATGTTTCTGCTCTCAAGATGTTGGCTGCTAGAAACAACTGGCGACTCAGCTCTGAGAAAGACAAG GTCCGTCTTTACACCATGGAGCAGAAGTCCACGTTGAGTTTCAGGGTGGAGTCAGAGGTGGATGTTCCTGCTCACAGAGCTTTTGATCTGCTGGCTGAGCTGAGCAACAGGCCAGGCTGGGACACACATTATCA gaAATGTGAGCTGATTCACCGGGTGGacgatgatgacttcctgtatcGAGTGGTGACCCCATCAGTGAGTGACGGTGCTGTAGGTTCCCGGGCTTCAGCCCATCAGGGAGAAGGACATCTCCAGGACTTCATCTTGTTGGCTTCCAAGAGGAAGCCGTGTGGCAGTGG AGATCCATACGTCATCGCACTGCGCTCGGTGTCCCTGCCCACTCACCCTCCCACTGAAGAGTACAACAGAGGCGAGGTTCTGTGTGCTGGGTTTACCATTCTGAAGACCAAGAACAACATGTCACTG ATCAGTTACTATAACCAGGCGTCTCCAGAGGTGGTTCCATACATCTCCACAGATATCGccggcctctcctcctctttctacCACAACTTCTGCTCCTGCCGCCAGTACCTGACCAGGAACAGGCTGGAGGCCACCTCCAGTCCGGAGGATCAGGCGGGCCAGAACCAGGCCTCGGATACAGACAGTCCCACCTGTGATGTTAGAGCGGACAACACCCAGCTGTAA